Within the Enterobacter bugandensis genome, the region GCTCCTTCCTGCTATTGATTGCCCGTATTGCCATCGTTGTCCTGTTTATTATTTTTGGCTATCCCAAGCTGACGGGGTTTAGCGGCACCGTTCAGTATATGACGTCGCTCGGTGCCCCCATGCCGATGCTTGCGGCCATTATCGCCGTAGTAATGGAGGTTCCCGCCGCGATCCTGATCGTGCTCGGCTTTTTCACCCGCCCCCTCGCGGTGCTCTTTGTCTTCTATACGCTGGGCACGGCGATTATCGGTCACCACTACTGGGATATGACCGGAGATGCAGTTGTGCCGAATATGATTAATTTCTACAAGAACGTCAGTATTGCTGGCGCGTTTATTTTGCTGGCGATTGTGGGACCGGGGGCCATTTCCCTGGACCGGCGTTAAGCCATAAAAAAAGGCCGCAAGCGCGGCCTTTTTTATTTCTGCAAAGCAGAGGAATTATGCGTATACCGGGAAGCGTGCGCAGATATCCAGAACTTTACCTTTGACGCGCTCGATAACCGCTTCGTCATTGATGTTGTCCAGAACGTCACACATCCAGCCAGCCAGCTCTTTCACTTCCGCTTCTTTAAAGCCACGACGCGTCACGGCCGGAGAACCGATACGGATACCGGAGGTCACGAACGGGCTCTTCGGATCGTTTGGCACGCTGTTTTTGTTCACGGTGATGTTGGCGCGGCCCAGGGCAGCGTCAGCTTCTTTACCGGTCAGGTTCTTATCAACCAGGTCCAGCAGGAACAGGTGGTTTTCAGTCCCGCCGGATACCACTTTGTAGCCACGGTTCAGGAACACTTCCACCATCGCTTTGGCGTTCTTAGCAACTTGCTGCTGATACACCTTGAACTCTGGTTCCATCGCTTCTTTCAGCGCGACCGCTTTTGCGGCGATAACGTGCATCAGCGGGCCGCCCTGCGCGCTTGGGAACACGGCAGAGTTCAGTTTTTTGTACAGCTCTTCGTCACCGCCTTTCGCCAGGATCAGGCCACCGCGTGGACCCGCCAGGGTTTTGTGAGTAGTGGTGGTCACAACGTGAGCGTGAGGAACCGGGTTCGGGTAAACGCCTGCGGCGATAAGGCCCGCAACGTGCGCCATGTCAACGAACAGGTACGCGCCGATGCTGTCTGCGATTTCACGCATTTTTGCCCAGTCAACGATACCGGAGTAAGCAGAGAAGCCACCGATGATCATCTTCGGCTTGTGCTCTTTAGCCTGCTTCGCCATGTCTTCGTAGTCAATTTTACCGGACTCATCAATACCGTAAGGAATGATGTTGTACAGTTTGCCGGAGAAGTTAACCGGGGAGCCGTGAGTCAGGTGGCCGCCTTGCGCCAGGTTCATACCCAGAACGGTATCGCCCGGCTGCAGCAGCGCGGTGTAAACAGCGAAGTTAGCCTGAGAACCGGAGTGCGGCTGAACGTTCGCGTAGTCAGCGCCGAAGAGTGCTTTCGCACGGTCGATAGCCAGCTGCTCAACGATATCAACGTACTCGCAACCGCCGTAGTAGCGCTTGCCCGGGTAACCTTCAGCGTATTTGTTGGTCAGCTGAGAGCCCTGCGCCTGCATCACGCGCGGGCTGGTGTAGTTTTCGGAGGCGATCAGTTCGATGTGCTCTTCCTGACGTACTTTTTCCTGCTCCATAGCCTGCCACAGTTCGGCATCATAATCGGCAATGTTCATTTCACGCTTTAACATCCGCATCTCCTGACTCAGCTAACAAGTAAATTTTGGCCTGAAAAGGCAGTCCTGTTGGACGACGGGCAACAGTATAACTGAATAGTTCTGTGATAACAGGTCTTGACAAACGATTTTACGCAAACGTTTTCCTTCACGCCACGCAAGGGTTTGAGGAATAAAGATCTCACTATTTCCAGCGGATTTCTTTTCAGGTTTGTGATGCGTATTTTTCATCTTGCAAAGAACCATTTACAAAGCATGGGTATTTTTTATAAGATGCATTTAAAATACATCATTAGGTAATATCAGAAGGAAGCTGCCATGCTCGACGCTCAAACCATCGCTACCGTTAAAGCCACCATTCCCCTGCTGGTGGAAACCGGCCCTAAACTTACCGCCCATTTCTACGATCGCATGTTCACGCACAATCCGGAGCTCAAAGAGATTTTCAATATGAGCAACCAGCGTAACGGCGATCAGCGTGAAGCGCTTTTCAACGCCATCGCGGCCTACGCCAGCAATATCGAAAACCTGGCGGCGTTGCTGCCTGCGGTGGAAAAAATCGCGCAGAAGCACACCAGCTTCCAGATCCAACCCGAGCAGTACAACATCGTCGGCACTCACCTGCTGGCAACGCTGGACGAAATGTTCAGCCCGGGCCAGGAGGTGCTGGACGCCTGGGGTAAAGCCTACGGCGTGCTGGCAAACGTGTTTATCAACCGTGAAGCGCAGATCTACAGCGAAAACGCCAGCAAGAACGGCGGCTGGGAAGGAACGCGCGCCTTCCGTATCGTCGAGAAAACGCCGCGCAGCGCGCTTATCACCAGTTTTGAATTTGAGCCGGTTGACGGCCAGCCGGTGGCCGATTACCAGCCGGGCCAATATCTGGGCGTATGGCTGAAGCCTGAAGGCTTCCCGCACCAGGAGATCCGCCAGTACTCTCTGACCCGCAAACCAAACGGCAAAGGCTACCGCATTGCGGTGAAGCGCGAGGACGACGGTCAGGTATCCAACTGGCTGCATAACGAAGCGAGCGTGGGCGACGTGGTCCATCTGGCCGCGCCGGCGGGCGACTTCTTTATGGCCATTGAAACCAATACCCCGGTCACGCTGATCTCCGCGGGCGTGGGCCAAACGCCAATGCTGGCAATGCTAGATACGCTGGCGAAAGCAAACCACAGCGCGCAGGTTAACTGGTTCCACGCTGCGGAGAACGGCGACGTGCACGCCTTTGCGGATGAAGTGAAAGCGCTGGGAGCGACCCTGCCGCGTTTCACCGCGCATACCTGGTATCGCCTGCCGACGGAGGCAGACCGCACTGCCGCACGCTTTGACAGCGAAGGACTGATGAATTTAAGCCAGATGGAAGGGGCGTTTAGCGCGCCGGAAATGCAGTTCTACGTCTGTGGACCCGTGGCGTTTATGCAGTATGCCGCGAAGCAGCTGGTTGAACTGGGCGTGAATAAAGACAACATTCATTACGAATGTTTCGGGCCGCATAAGGTGCTGTAACGCAAAAAGCCCCTCGTTCGAGGGGCTTTTTTTTCGCTGGGTGGCGAATGGTTAAATCGCGGCGTCGTCTTCTTCGCCGGTACGGATACGGATCACGCGCGCCACGTCAAAGACGAAGATTTTGCCGTCGCCAATTTTGCCCGTCTGCGCCGTGCGGATAATGGTATCCACGCAGGTATCGACGATATCGTCGCTGACCACGATTTCAATTTTCACTTTCGGCAGAAAGTCGACCATGTACTCTGCGCCACGATAAAGCTCGGTGTGGCCCTTCTGACGACCAAAACCTTTCACTTCCGTCACGGTCATTCCGGTGATGCCTACTTCCGCCAGCGCTTCACGTACATCATCCAGTTTGAAAGGTTTAATAATCGCATCAATCTTTTTCATGGTGGGTCCTTAAACTCTTGCCTGTAAGCTGCCTCGTAATCGATTGCTCACAGTACCATACGGTATTACTCTTTAAAATCGTTTGCTTCCAGCTCGTGGCGTGAGAGCAGCTTATAGAACTCGGTGCGGTTGCGTCCGGCCATCCGCGCCGCGTGGGTCACGTTGCCTTTGGTTATCTGCAGCAGCTTGCGCAGATAGTTCAGCTCGAACTGGTTACGCGCTTCCGCAAACGTCGGCAAGGCCGTGTTCTCCCCTTCCAGCGCCTGTTCCACCAGCGCATCGCTGATAACGGGCGAGGACGTCAGCGCCACACACTGCTCAATCACGTTCACCAGCTGGCGCACGTTACCCGGCCAGCTGGCGGCCATCAGCCGTTTCATCGCATCAGTCGAAAAGGCGCGCACGAACGGTTTATGCCGATCTGCCGCCTGGCGCAGGAGGTGATTCGCCAGCAGCGGAATATCTTCCGCACGCTCCGCCAGCGCCGGGATCTTCAGGTTCACCACGTTCAGACGGTAGTAGAGATCTTCACGGAACTCGTTGCGGGCCATCACTTTGGGCAAGTCGCGGTGGGTAGCGGAAATGATTCGCACGTTAATATCAATATCGCGGTTGCTACCCAACGGGCGCACTTTGCGCTCCTGAAGTACGCGCAACAGTTTGACCTGCAGCGGCGCAGGCATGTCGCCAATTTCGTCGAGGAACAGCGTGCCGCCTTCCGCGGCCTGGAAGAGCCCTTCCCGGCTGCTTACCGCGCCGGTAAATGCGCCGCGGGCATGGCCAAAAAGTTCAGACTCAAGAAGCTGCTCTGGGAGGGCACCGCAGTTAATGGCGATAAAAGCATTTTTACTGCGCGGGCTGGCGTTGTGGATCGCCTGCGCCAGGATCTCTTTCCCGGTTCCGCTCTGGCCGTTAATCAACACGCTGACGTCTGACTGTGCGACCATTCGCGCCTGCTCAAGCAGACGCAGCATTATCGGGCTGCGGGTGACGATAGATTCACGCCATGCGTCGTCTCCGGAGGGCGCGGCGTGCTCCAGCGCGCTGTCGATAGCTTTGTAGAGCGCGTCTTTATCTACCGGCTTGGTGAGGAAGCTGAACACGCCCTGCTGGGTTGCGGCGACGGCATCCGGGATTGACCCGTGCGCCGTCAGGATAATGACCGGCATGCCAGGCTGCTGCTTCTGGATTTCGGCGAACAGCTGCATGCCATCCATTTCGTCCATCCGCAGGTCGCTGATCACCAGGTCAATCTTTTCGCGGCTGAGGACTTTAAGCCCCTCCTGCCCGCTTTCCGCGGTCACCACGGTGTAGCCTTCACTCACCAGACGCATCCCCAGCAGCTTTAACAGGCCGGGATCGTCATCCACCAGTAAGAGATGGGCTGGTTTACGGCTCGTCATGCTTCACATCCTCTTGTTTCGGCATATCGCTGTCCGGTGTAGCAGATGAACTACCCGGCTGATATTTACGCGACGAGAGCTGTCTTTCGATATCGGTCAGGTTTTCCAGCTTTCGCGTCGTGGTATCCAGCTGAGTACGTAAATGCTGTTGCTGTTGGCGCAGCGTATCCAGCTCGCTGTCGGTTGACTGCTGTAGCTTGCTGTAGCGGGAGCGCTCTTCAGACAGCTGCAGCTGTAACGTCTGCCCATCCCGCCAGAGCTGGTATACCGGGCGCACCTGTGCGGGAAGATTGATCACAAACGTATCCAAGCGGGTCACGTTGGCCCGACGTTCAACGGGGGTAATTTTCGCATCGGCCAGTAAAATCCCACGCTTGAAAGCGTCCTGCCAGGTGTCTTCATCCAGCATCGCCGCCTTCATGCGGGCGTCTACCGGCGCAAGCCGCTGGGCGCAATCTATTCCGCGCAGCCAGAACAGCGGATTATTTTCGACATCATGCCCTGACAGATTCCAGATATCCTCACAGCGGGTAGAGAGGAAATCCGCCAGCTGGTTATCGGGCCATTTGTCTTCCTGTTTACCGCTTATCGCACTTTGCGGCGCATGGGAAACGCACCCCGCCAGAACTAAACAGGGCAGACTCAGGCGACCCGCTTTGCTGGAAAACACCGCGCGTATGGCGCGGAAAAAGACGTGTGACATACTCACCAGATATAGATTCATTTTATTAATTTTTCCGGCTCAGGGGCAGTTCAATACGGAAGCAAACATCTGAACGTTCGTCCGTGGCAATGTTTAGCTCACCCTGCATGCGTCGTATGCAGTCCCGGGCAATGCTTAATCCCAGACCGCTTCCTTTTACCGCGCCTTTCCGCTGATGACTCCCCTGGAAAAAGGGTTCGAAGATCATGGTTTTTTCGTCATCGGGGATCGGGGTGCCGGTGTTTGCGACGTCAATAAACACCCGGGAGCCCTTCGTATAACTTCGGATATAAATGTTACCGGATTCAGTACCATAGTGCACCGCATTGGAGTAAAGATTATCCAGAACGCTCATTAATAGCATGGGTTCAGCCAGGCAGGTCAGCGCATTCAGCTCCACCCCGGTATGCATCATTTTAGCTCTTGCCGGCAAGCTATGGGCGGAGATCACCATATCCACCAGTGGCTCAATCTCCACCTCTTCCAGTACCACCGTCCCGTCAGCCAGCTTGCGGTTATAATCCAGAAGCTGCTCGATCAGCTTTTGCAGGTTGCGGCTGCTGGCGTCCAGAATTTCGACAATCTCTTTCTGCTCCGGCGTAAGCGGCCCTGCCACCTCGTCCGCCAGCAGCTCCGTTCCTTCACGCATGCTGGCCAGCGGGGTTTTCAGCTCATGGGAAATATGGCGCAGGAACTGATGACGCTGGGATTCCAGCCACGCCAGGCGCTCGGATAGCCAGATAATGCGCTGACCGACGGATCGCAGCTCGCGCGGGCCTTTAAAGGCAACCGTATCCCCGAGCGATTTCCCCTCCCCCAGGCGGTTGATCATACGCTGAATACCCTTCACCGGGCCGATGATCATGCGGGTAAAGAGCAGCACCAGCCCGAGGCTCACGAGGAACAGCA harbors:
- a CDS encoding DoxX family protein translates to MNSLRYFDFGSSRSFLLLIARIAIVVLFIIFGYPKLTGFSGTVQYMTSLGAPMPMLAAIIAVVMEVPAAILIVLGFFTRPLAVLFVFYTLGTAIIGHHYWDMTGDAVVPNMINFYKNVSIAGAFILLAIVGPGAISLDRR
- the glyA gene encoding serine hydroxymethyltransferase, which encodes MLKREMNIADYDAELWQAMEQEKVRQEEHIELIASENYTSPRVMQAQGSQLTNKYAEGYPGKRYYGGCEYVDIVEQLAIDRAKALFGADYANVQPHSGSQANFAVYTALLQPGDTVLGMNLAQGGHLTHGSPVNFSGKLYNIIPYGIDESGKIDYEDMAKQAKEHKPKMIIGGFSAYSGIVDWAKMREIADSIGAYLFVDMAHVAGLIAAGVYPNPVPHAHVVTTTTHKTLAGPRGGLILAKGGDEELYKKLNSAVFPSAQGGPLMHVIAAKAVALKEAMEPEFKVYQQQVAKNAKAMVEVFLNRGYKVVSGGTENHLFLLDLVDKNLTGKEADAALGRANITVNKNSVPNDPKSPFVTSGIRIGSPAVTRRGFKEAEVKELAGWMCDVLDNINDEAVIERVKGKVLDICARFPVYA
- the hmpA gene encoding NO-inducible flavohemoprotein; amino-acid sequence: MLDAQTIATVKATIPLLVETGPKLTAHFYDRMFTHNPELKEIFNMSNQRNGDQREALFNAIAAYASNIENLAALLPAVEKIAQKHTSFQIQPEQYNIVGTHLLATLDEMFSPGQEVLDAWGKAYGVLANVFINREAQIYSENASKNGGWEGTRAFRIVEKTPRSALITSFEFEPVDGQPVADYQPGQYLGVWLKPEGFPHQEIRQYSLTRKPNGKGYRIAVKREDDGQVSNWLHNEASVGDVVHLAAPAGDFFMAIETNTPVTLISAGVGQTPMLAMLDTLAKANHSAQVNWFHAAENGDVHAFADEVKALGATLPRFTAHTWYRLPTEADRTAARFDSEGLMNLSQMEGAFSAPEMQFYVCGPVAFMQYAAKQLVELGVNKDNIHYECFGPHKVL
- the glnB gene encoding nitrogen regulatory protein P-II, which gives rise to MKKIDAIIKPFKLDDVREALAEVGITGMTVTEVKGFGRQKGHTELYRGAEYMVDFLPKVKIEIVVSDDIVDTCVDTIIRTAQTGKIGDGKIFVFDVARVIRIRTGEEDDAAI
- the glrR gene encoding two-component system response regulator GlrR, whose translation is MTSRKPAHLLLVDDDPGLLKLLGMRLVSEGYTVVTAESGQEGLKVLSREKIDLVISDLRMDEMDGMQLFAEIQKQQPGMPVIILTAHGSIPDAVAATQQGVFSFLTKPVDKDALYKAIDSALEHAAPSGDDAWRESIVTRSPIMLRLLEQARMVAQSDVSVLINGQSGTGKEILAQAIHNASPRSKNAFIAINCGALPEQLLESELFGHARGAFTGAVSSREGLFQAAEGGTLFLDEIGDMPAPLQVKLLRVLQERKVRPLGSNRDIDINVRIISATHRDLPKVMARNEFREDLYYRLNVVNLKIPALAERAEDIPLLANHLLRQAADRHKPFVRAFSTDAMKRLMAASWPGNVRQLVNVIEQCVALTSSPVISDALVEQALEGENTALPTFAEARNQFELNYLRKLLQITKGNVTHAARMAGRNRTEFYKLLSRHELEANDFKE
- the qseG gene encoding two-component system QseEF-associated lipoprotein QseG, producing MNLYLVSMSHVFFRAIRAVFSSKAGRLSLPCLVLAGCVSHAPQSAISGKQEDKWPDNQLADFLSTRCEDIWNLSGHDVENNPLFWLRGIDCAQRLAPVDARMKAAMLDEDTWQDAFKRGILLADAKITPVERRANVTRLDTFVINLPAQVRPVYQLWRDGQTLQLQLSEERSRYSKLQQSTDSELDTLRQQQQHLRTQLDTTTRKLENLTDIERQLSSRKYQPGSSSATPDSDMPKQEDVKHDEP
- the qseE gene encoding two component system sensor histidine kinase QseE/GlrK, which translates into the protein MKRWPVFPRSLRQLVMMAFLLILLPLLILAWQAWQSLNALSAQAALTNRTTLIDARRSEAMTNAALEMERSYRQYCVLDDRTLEKVYQSQRKRYSEMLDAHAGVLPDDRLYQALRQDLNDLAQLQCQNSGPDAAAAARLEAFATANTEMVQSTRTVIFSRGQQLQQEIAERGQFFGWQALVLFLVSLGLVLLFTRMIIGPVKGIQRMINRLGEGKSLGDTVAFKGPRELRSVGQRIIWLSERLAWLESQRHQFLRHISHELKTPLASMREGTELLADEVAGPLTPEQKEIVEILDASSRNLQKLIEQLLDYNRKLADGTVVLEEVEIEPLVDMVISAHSLPARAKMMHTGVELNALTCLAEPMLLMSVLDNLYSNAVHYGTESGNIYIRSYTKGSRVFIDVANTGTPIPDDEKTMIFEPFFQGSHQRKGAVKGSGLGLSIARDCIRRMQGELNIATDERSDVCFRIELPLSRKN